A single window of Pseudoduganella plicata DNA harbors:
- the pth gene encoding aminoacyl-tRNA hydrolase, giving the protein MPIRLIVGLGNPGPEYEQTRHNAGFWLVDNLARGLPSTFLQRESRFNALAAKTSIAGQEVWLLEPQTYMNRSGQSVGGLARFFKINADEILVVHDELDMLPGVAKMKKGGSSGGHNGLKDITAALGTQDYWRLRIGIGHPRTLNLTQNVADFVLHRPRREEQLLIDEAIEKSLKIIPLAVTGKTAEAMTALHTA; this is encoded by the coding sequence ATGCCTATCCGCCTGATCGTCGGCCTCGGTAACCCCGGCCCCGAATACGAACAAACCCGCCACAACGCCGGCTTCTGGCTGGTCGACAATCTCGCGCGCGGCCTGCCGTCCACCTTCCTGCAGCGCGAAAGCCGCTTCAATGCGCTGGCGGCAAAAACGTCGATCGCCGGCCAGGAAGTCTGGCTGCTGGAGCCGCAAACGTATATGAACCGCTCCGGCCAGTCCGTCGGCGGCCTGGCGCGCTTCTTTAAAATTAATGCGGACGAGATCCTTGTCGTGCACGACGAACTCGATATGCTGCCCGGCGTGGCAAAGATGAAAAAAGGCGGCTCGTCGGGCGGCCACAATGGCCTGAAGGACATCACGGCCGCCCTGGGCACGCAGGACTACTGGCGCCTGCGCATCGGCATCGGCCACCCGCGCACGCTGAATCTGACGCAGAACGTGGCCGACTTCGTCCTGCACCGCCCGCGCCGCGAAGAGCAGCTGCTGATCGATGAAGCGATCGAAAAGAGCTTGAAGATCATTCCGCTGGCGGTGACGGGCAAGACGGCCGAGGCGATGACGGCGCTGCATACCGCCTGA
- a CDS encoding outer membrane lipoprotein LolB, which yields MKQRITPLIVCAAALLAGCATTPSTPLSTAGVAPYRETVALDGSLAVNYVKEGKRESLSGKFSWRQQGPRTDVTLSSPLGQQIAAITVTPGQATYSEGNKPPRSAPDIDTLSAQTLGWPLPVSGLRDWLQGYASASNGQRFAASPASSTVTTKDGWNLDFAAWQDGSTPPKPRRIVARRGPGGDIEEIEIRIAIQPEASSVQ from the coding sequence ATGAAGCAACGCATCACTCCCCTCATCGTCTGCGCGGCCGCGCTGCTGGCCGGCTGCGCCACGACACCCTCCACGCCGCTGTCCACCGCCGGCGTCGCGCCTTACCGTGAGACCGTGGCACTGGACGGCAGCCTGGCCGTCAACTACGTCAAGGAAGGCAAGCGCGAGTCGCTGTCCGGCAAATTCTCGTGGCGCCAGCAGGGACCGCGTACGGATGTGACGTTGTCGTCGCCGCTGGGCCAGCAGATTGCCGCCATTACCGTCACGCCGGGCCAGGCCACCTACTCGGAAGGCAACAAGCCGCCGCGCAGCGCGCCCGATATCGACACGCTGTCGGCGCAGACGCTGGGCTGGCCGCTGCCGGTCTCCGGGCTGCGCGACTGGCTGCAGGGCTACGCCAGCGCGTCGAACGGCCAGCGCTTCGCCGCCAGCCCCGCCAGCAGCACGGTGACGACGAAGGACGGCTGGAACCTCGACTTCGCCGCCTGGCAGGACGGCAGCACCCCGCCGAAACCGCGCCGCATCGTCGCGCGCCGCGGTCCTGGCGGCGACATCGAGGAGATCGAGATCAGGATCGCCATCCAGCCCGAGGCGTCGAGCGTGCAATGA
- a CDS encoding nuclear transport factor 2 family protein: MNPSLALATLAAAALLSGPVAQAQAVPDAAFVREVNAFVDGWHDDAAHTRPAYFDKIAPQGVYIGTDKTEIWTRDQFKAWARPFWERGKAWSFTAQKRNVYHSPDRSYVWFDEQLTTQMGTCQASGVLRNTGKGFLVEHYQLSLAVPNALNAGFAKAIAKYEAKPATKK; this comes from the coding sequence ATGAACCCATCGCTGGCCCTGGCCACCCTGGCCGCTGCCGCGCTGCTGTCTGGACCCGTCGCGCAGGCCCAGGCGGTCCCGGACGCCGCGTTCGTGCGCGAGGTAAACGCCTTTGTCGACGGCTGGCACGACGATGCCGCCCACACGCGTCCCGCCTACTTCGACAAGATCGCGCCACAGGGCGTCTACATCGGCACCGACAAGACCGAAATCTGGACGCGCGACCAGTTCAAGGCGTGGGCCAGGCCGTTCTGGGAACGCGGCAAGGCATGGAGCTTCACGGCGCAGAAGCGCAACGTCTACCATTCGCCCGACCGTTCGTATGTGTGGTTCGACGAACAGCTGACCACGCAGATGGGCACCTGCCAGGCCAGCGGCGTGTTGCGCAACACGGGCAAGGGTTTCCTGGTCGAGCACTACCAGCTGTCGCTGGCGGTGCCGAACGCGCTGAACGCGGGGTTCGCGAAGGCCATTGCGAAGTACGAGGCCAAACCCGCGACGAAGAAATAG
- a CDS encoding ribose-phosphate pyrophosphokinase — protein MAYENLMVFTGNANPALAEGVAKNLGIPLGKAVVSKFSDGEVMVEINENVRGKDVFVLQSTCAPTNDSLMELILMVDALKRASAGRITAAIPYFGYARQDRRPRSARVAISAKVVANMLEKAGVERVLIMDLHADQIQGFFDIPVDNIYASPILLGDLQKKDYQDLLVVSPDVGGVVRARALAKRLGCDLAIIDKRRPKANVSEVMNIIGDVEGRNCVIMDDMVDTAGTLVKAAEVLKERGAKKVIAYCTHPVLSGPAIDRINNSSLDELVVTDTIPLSEAGKACSKIRQLTCAPLLAETFKRIIKGDSVISLFVD, from the coding sequence ATGGCTTACGAAAACCTGATGGTTTTTACCGGCAACGCTAATCCTGCGTTGGCAGAAGGCGTCGCAAAAAATCTCGGCATCCCCCTTGGCAAAGCAGTCGTTTCGAAGTTCTCGGACGGCGAAGTCATGGTCGAAATCAACGAGAACGTCCGCGGTAAAGACGTCTTCGTGCTGCAATCGACCTGCGCGCCTACCAACGACAGCCTGATGGAACTGATCCTGATGGTCGATGCACTGAAACGCGCATCCGCCGGTCGTATCACCGCCGCCATTCCTTACTTTGGTTACGCCCGCCAGGATCGCCGTCCGCGTTCCGCCCGCGTCGCCATCTCGGCAAAAGTCGTCGCCAACATGCTGGAAAAAGCCGGCGTCGAGCGCGTCCTGATCATGGACCTGCACGCCGACCAGATCCAGGGCTTCTTCGATATCCCTGTCGACAATATCTACGCGTCGCCGATCCTGCTGGGCGACCTGCAGAAAAAGGATTACCAGGACCTGCTGGTCGTGTCGCCGGACGTCGGCGGCGTCGTCCGCGCCCGCGCCCTGGCAAAGCGCCTGGGCTGCGACCTGGCGATCATCGACAAGCGCCGTCCGAAAGCCAATGTTTCCGAAGTGATGAACATCATCGGCGACGTCGAAGGCCGCAACTGCGTCATCATGGACGATATGGTCGACACGGCCGGCACGCTGGTCAAGGCGGCCGAAGTCCTGAAGGAACGCGGCGCCAAGAAAGTCATCGCTTACTGCACGCACCCTGTGCTGTCCGGCCCCGCGATCGACCGCATCAACAACTCGTCGCTGGACGAACTGGTGGTGACGGATACGATTCCGCTGTCCGAAGCGGGTAAAGCCTGCAGCAAGATCCGTCAACTGACCTGCGCACCGCTGCTGGCAGAGACGTTCAAGCGCATCATCAAGGGCGATTCCGTGATCTCCCTGTTCGTCGACTAA
- the ychF gene encoding redox-regulated ATPase YchF, with translation MSLKCGIVGLPNVGKSTLFNALTKAGIPAENYPFCTIEPNVGVVEVPDPRLKQLAEIVKPERIVNAIVEFVDIAGLVAGASQGEGLGNQFLAHIRETDAIVNVVRCFEDENVIHVAGKVSPLDDIAVIQTELALADMGTVEKAIHRENKKARSGDKDAAKLVALLERIMPALNDATPVRALGLTEDEMAIIKPLCLITAKPAMYVANVSDSGFTNNPLLDQLTEYAKSQNAPIVAICAAIEAEIADLEDEDKQAFLADMGMDEPGLDRLIRAGFKLLGLQTYFTAGVKEVRAWTIHVGDTAPQAAGVIHTDFERGFIRAQTIAFDDFIAYKGEAGAKEAGKMRAEGKEYVVKDGDVLNFLFNV, from the coding sequence ATGAGTCTCAAATGCGGCATCGTCGGCCTGCCCAACGTCGGCAAGTCCACCCTTTTCAATGCGCTGACGAAGGCCGGCATCCCGGCCGAGAACTATCCGTTCTGCACGATCGAACCGAACGTTGGCGTCGTCGAGGTGCCCGATCCGCGCCTGAAGCAGCTGGCGGAGATCGTCAAGCCTGAGCGCATCGTCAACGCCATCGTCGAATTCGTCGACATCGCCGGCCTGGTCGCCGGTGCGTCGCAGGGCGAAGGCCTGGGCAACCAGTTCCTGGCGCACATCCGTGAGACGGACGCCATCGTCAACGTGGTGCGCTGCTTCGAAGATGAAAACGTCATCCACGTGGCCGGCAAGGTCAGCCCGCTGGACGACATCGCCGTGATCCAGACCGAACTGGCGCTGGCCGACATGGGCACCGTCGAGAAGGCGATTCACCGCGAGAACAAGAAAGCCCGCTCCGGCGACAAGGATGCGGCCAAGCTGGTCGCCCTGCTGGAACGCATCATGCCAGCACTGAACGACGCCACGCCCGTGCGCGCGCTGGGCCTGACCGAAGACGAAATGGCCATCATCAAGCCGCTGTGCCTCATCACGGCCAAGCCGGCGATGTACGTGGCCAACGTTTCCGACAGCGGCTTCACCAACAATCCGCTGCTGGACCAGCTGACGGAATACGCGAAGTCGCAGAACGCGCCGATCGTCGCCATCTGCGCGGCCATCGAAGCGGAAATCGCCGACCTGGAAGACGAAGACAAGCAAGCCTTCCTGGCCGACATGGGCATGGACGAGCCGGGCCTGGACCGCCTGATCCGCGCCGGCTTCAAACTGCTGGGCCTGCAGACGTACTTCACGGCCGGCGTCAAGGAAGTACGCGCGTGGACGATCCACGTGGGCGACACGGCACCGCAAGCAGCAGGCGTCATCCACACCGACTTCGAGCGCGGCTTCATCCGCGCCCAGACCATTGCCTTTGACGACTTCATCGCCTACAAGGGCGAAGCGGGCGCAAAGGAAGCGGGCAAGATGCGCGCCGAGGGCAAGGAATACGTCGTCAAGGATGGCGATGTGCTGAACTTCCTGTTCAACGTTTAA
- a CDS encoding NYN domain-containing protein yields the protein MASFNDNVSMALFCDFENVALGVRDANYEKFDIKPVLERLLLKGSITVKKAYCDWDRYKAFKGPMHEANFELIEIPHVRISGKNSADIRMVVDALDLCYTKAHVNTFVIISGDSDFSPLVSKLRENNKKVIGVGVKDSTSDLLVANCDEFIFYDDLVREKSRNAKRDSREQAPKRSPEEEKRKRDEMDKRRNQAVDIAYETFDALVAERGDSGKIWASVLKEAIKRRKPDFSESFYGFRTFGNLLEEMKARGLLEFGRDEKSGAYVYRSSSAAAQAAVADAAAETEQAGGEQTAVETAEVREPRESREAREAREGRRGRGNRGGRNRRGGAGEPAESAEQAPMSDLETQEVAVALETAAADYAALVRSTEQALQELAPGEDVHGTAAEQEALAPVTGETPAVAADADAPAETTAKRPRSPRKPAAAKKPARTSKVAKAAADAAEAVEAVLAQAPAHEVAPETAPAAVADAGPDEAAAAEGAKRAKKPGTHKTPARSRLPRKPKATPEE from the coding sequence ATGGCTTCATTCAACGACAATGTCAGCATGGCGCTGTTCTGCGACTTCGAGAACGTCGCACTCGGCGTACGCGACGCGAACTACGAAAAATTCGATATCAAGCCCGTGCTCGAACGCCTGCTGCTCAAGGGTAGCATCACGGTCAAGAAGGCCTATTGCGACTGGGATCGCTACAAGGCATTCAAGGGCCCCATGCACGAGGCGAACTTCGAACTGATCGAAATCCCGCACGTGCGCATCTCCGGCAAGAACTCGGCGGACATCCGCATGGTCGTCGACGCGCTGGACCTGTGCTACACGAAGGCGCACGTCAACACGTTCGTCATCATCTCCGGCGACTCCGACTTTTCGCCGCTGGTGTCGAAACTGCGCGAGAACAACAAGAAGGTCATCGGCGTGGGCGTCAAGGATTCGACGTCCGACCTGCTGGTGGCCAACTGCGACGAATTCATCTTCTACGACGACCTGGTGCGCGAGAAGAGCCGCAACGCCAAGCGCGATTCGCGCGAGCAGGCGCCGAAGCGCTCGCCCGAGGAAGAAAAGCGCAAGCGCGACGAGATGGACAAGCGCCGCAACCAGGCGGTCGACATCGCCTACGAAACGTTCGACGCGCTGGTCGCGGAGCGGGGCGACAGCGGCAAGATCTGGGCCTCCGTGCTGAAGGAAGCGATCAAGCGCCGCAAGCCCGATTTCAGCGAATCGTTCTACGGCTTCCGCACGTTCGGCAACCTGCTGGAAGAGATGAAGGCGCGCGGCCTGCTGGAATTTGGCCGCGACGAGAAATCCGGCGCCTACGTCTACCGCAGCAGCAGCGCCGCAGCGCAGGCGGCGGTGGCCGACGCGGCAGCCGAGACGGAACAGGCGGGCGGCGAGCAGACGGCGGTGGAAACGGCCGAGGTACGCGAGCCGCGCGAGAGCCGCGAGGCGCGTGAAGCACGCGAGGGCCGGCGGGGCCGTGGCAACCGGGGCGGCCGCAATCGCCGCGGTGGCGCCGGGGAGCCGGCCGAATCGGCCGAGCAGGCACCGATGAGCGATCTCGAAACGCAGGAAGTGGCGGTAGCGCTGGAAACCGCCGCCGCCGACTATGCGGCACTGGTGCGTTCGACCGAACAGGCGTTGCAGGAGCTGGCGCCGGGAGAAGATGTGCACGGCACGGCGGCCGAACAGGAAGCGCTGGCGCCGGTGACTGGCGAGACGCCGGCTGTGGCCGCGGACGCCGATGCCCCGGCAGAGACGACGGCCAAGCGCCCACGCAGCCCGCGCAAGCCGGCAGCGGCCAAGAAGCCGGCACGCACCAGCAAGGTTGCCAAGGCGGCGGCGGATGCGGCGGAAGCTGTCGAGGCGGTGCTGGCGCAGGCGCCCGCGCACGAAGTGGCGCCTGAGACGGCACCGGCCGCCGTGGCCGATGCTGGCCCGGACGAAGCCGCAGCAGCGGAAGGCGCGAAGCGGGCGAAGAAGCCGGGCACGCACAAGACGCCTGCACGCAGCCGTCTGCCGCGCAAGCCGAAGGCAACACCGGAGGAGTGA
- a CDS encoding MOSC domain-containing protein, producing the protein MATLSELTLYPIKSCAGISLRSAILTRAGLMTEQIYDREWMVVDANGQFLTQREHPKMALITPRLKLDTLELRAPGMLRLEIPLGLPNPADATVVEVEIFEERLAAYECDPLTAAWFSNYLGVPCRLVRFHADAKRLANPKWTGGVEAPTLFSDGYPVLVIGAESLRDLNARLEAAGRAALPMNRFRPNLVIDGIEAFEEDYVETFRLGEALLKPVKPCPRCPMPSIDQEKGEYGPDPLDILQGYRSKPEVDGAVCFGMNNILLEGDGQRVQVGQTVDVTLAF; encoded by the coding sequence ATGGCGACTCTGTCCGAACTCACGCTGTACCCCATCAAGTCCTGTGCCGGCATTTCCCTGCGTTCGGCCATTCTCACCCGTGCCGGCCTGATGACCGAGCAGATCTACGACCGCGAATGGATGGTCGTCGATGCGAACGGCCAGTTCCTCACCCAGCGCGAGCACCCGAAAATGGCGTTGATCACGCCGCGTCTGAAGCTCGACACCCTGGAGTTGCGCGCACCTGGCATGCTGCGCCTGGAAATCCCGCTCGGATTGCCCAATCCGGCCGATGCGACCGTCGTCGAGGTGGAGATCTTCGAAGAGCGCCTTGCCGCCTACGAATGCGATCCGTTGACGGCCGCGTGGTTCAGCAACTACCTCGGCGTGCCGTGCCGCCTGGTGCGCTTTCACGCCGATGCGAAGCGGCTGGCGAATCCCAAATGGACGGGCGGCGTCGAAGCGCCCACGCTCTTCTCGGACGGCTATCCGGTTCTCGTCATCGGCGCCGAATCGCTGCGTGACCTGAACGCTCGCCTGGAAGCGGCCGGCCGCGCCGCGCTGCCGATGAACCGTTTCCGACCCAATCTCGTCATCGACGGCATCGAGGCGTTCGAAGAAGACTATGTCGAGACATTCCGGCTGGGCGAGGCCCTGCTCAAGCCCGTCAAGCCGTGCCCGCGCTGCCCGATGCCGTCGATCGACCAGGAGAAGGGCGAGTACGGTCCCGATCCGCTCGATATCCTGCAAGGCTATCGGAGCAAGCCGGAAGTCGATGGTGCGGTATGCTTCGGCATGAACAATATCCTGCTCGAGGGCGATGGCCAGCGCGTGCAGGTAGGCCAGACGGTGGACGTCACCCTGGCATTCTGA
- a CDS encoding PH domain-containing protein has translation MFKKLAAEALGISDIGIIVRPADYSKVDADDYLFSEDGEQIFFLIKSKKDEYCFTNLALIHVDGDSAVSSKRSIKRYDYASHDISDVTIETAGTLDMDIELKFHIDDTEFSIDVKKSFIEQLKDIYKALISIEKQQRRDEVCRENALRTLDATASVHKLNIAPAEGSLASQYEILLAALNKAMLETHTKRDFSDVFTKYIHN, from the coding sequence ATGTTCAAGAAACTGGCTGCGGAAGCGCTGGGCATCAGCGATATCGGTATTATTGTCCGCCCCGCCGACTACAGCAAAGTCGATGCGGACGATTATCTGTTCAGCGAAGACGGCGAACAGATCTTCTTTCTCATCAAGAGCAAGAAGGATGAATACTGCTTTACCAATCTGGCGCTGATCCACGTGGACGGCGACTCGGCCGTGTCCTCCAAACGGTCCATCAAGCGCTACGATTACGCGTCCCACGACATTTCCGACGTGACCATTGAAACGGCCGGGACACTGGACATGGACATCGAGCTCAAATTCCATATCGACGATACGGAGTTTTCCATCGACGTCAAGAAGTCCTTTATCGAGCAGCTCAAGGATATTTACAAAGCGTTGATTTCCATTGAAAAGCAGCAGCGGCGCGACGAAGTCTGCCGTGAGAATGCGCTGCGCACGCTCGATGCCACGGCGTCGGTGCACAAGCTCAATATCGCCCCGGCCGAAGGCAGCCTGGCCAGCCAATACGAGATTTTGCTGGCGGCCCTGAACAAGGCCATGCTGGAAACGCATACGAAGCGCGATTTCAGCGACGTGTTCACCAAATACATCCACAACTGA
- a CDS encoding YeeE/YedE family protein — MRNLFALLAGLLFGTGLILSGMTDPAKVTAFLDVAGNWDPSLALVMGGALLVALPAFHVARRRGATIDGEPLQLPTARRLDRPLIVGSILFGAGWGLAGYCPGPALASLTRPEGAPWLFVLAMLAGMVLYEARQWWHGR, encoded by the coding sequence ATGCGGAACCTGTTCGCGCTGCTGGCCGGCCTGCTGTTCGGCACCGGCCTGATCCTGTCGGGCATGACCGATCCCGCCAAGGTCACGGCTTTCCTCGACGTGGCCGGCAACTGGGACCCGTCACTGGCGCTGGTCATGGGCGGCGCGCTGCTGGTAGCGCTGCCCGCCTTCCACGTCGCGCGCCGGCGCGGCGCCACGATCGACGGGGAACCGCTGCAACTGCCGACGGCGCGCCGGCTCGACCGGCCACTGATCGTCGGCAGCATCCTGTTCGGTGCCGGATGGGGCCTGGCGGGATACTGTCCCGGCCCCGCTCTGGCTTCACTGACGAGACCGGAAGGCGCGCCATGGCTGTTCGTCCTGGCGATGCTGGCCGGGATGGTCCTGTACGAGGCGCGGCAATGGTGGCACGGGCGGTGA
- a CDS encoding glycosyltransferase — MARILFIHQNFPGQYRHLAPALAADGHEVVALGMADKAEPLPGVRYVAHKVQVPADVHQQATQLRDMYSKVLRGESAAAALQRLRDEGFTPDIVFAHPGWGEALFVKDVFPRAKLLIYAEYYYQAEGGDAHFDPEFAGDPGVAGLQRLRLRNTHLLHAMSAADAGLSPTVFQRDRHPAWFRDRISVIHDGIDTDRFRPDPQARVTLSVAGVTLKPGDEVVTFVSRQLEPYRGYHVFMRALPLLQRLRPNARIVIVGGDGTSYGAAPPPGQTWKAIFRDEVAPRLDMSRVHLVGRVPHALLTQLMQVTAVYTYLTYPFVLSWSLMEAMSVGCMIVGSRTPPLEEMIRHGENGLLTDFFDHERLAETVADALARRTSLTHLRDAARQTIVDGYDLHRHCLPAQKRFVLA, encoded by the coding sequence ATGGCCCGCATCCTCTTCATCCACCAGAATTTCCCCGGCCAGTACCGGCATCTCGCGCCAGCGCTGGCGGCGGACGGACATGAAGTCGTCGCGCTGGGCATGGCCGACAAGGCCGAGCCGCTGCCGGGCGTGCGCTACGTCGCGCACAAGGTCCAGGTGCCTGCGGACGTGCACCAGCAGGCCACCCAGCTGAGGGACATGTACAGCAAGGTGCTGCGCGGCGAGTCCGCGGCGGCGGCCCTGCAGCGGCTGCGCGACGAGGGCTTCACGCCAGACATCGTGTTCGCCCATCCGGGCTGGGGCGAAGCGCTGTTCGTCAAGGACGTCTTCCCGCGCGCGAAGCTGCTGATCTACGCGGAATATTATTATCAGGCCGAAGGCGGCGACGCGCATTTCGATCCCGAGTTTGCCGGCGATCCGGGCGTGGCCGGCCTGCAGCGCCTGCGGCTGCGCAACACGCATCTGCTGCACGCGATGTCGGCCGCCGACGCGGGCCTGTCGCCCACCGTCTTCCAGCGCGACCGCCATCCGGCCTGGTTCCGCGACCGCATCAGTGTCATCCACGACGGCATCGACACCGACCGCTTCCGCCCGGATCCGCAGGCGCGCGTGACGCTGTCGGTCGCGGGTGTGACGCTGAAACCCGGTGACGAGGTGGTCACCTTCGTCTCGCGCCAGCTGGAACCCTACCGGGGCTACCACGTCTTCATGCGCGCCCTGCCCCTGCTGCAGCGGCTGCGGCCGAACGCGCGCATCGTCATCGTCGGCGGCGACGGCACCAGCTATGGCGCGGCCCCGCCGCCGGGCCAGACGTGGAAGGCGATCTTCCGCGACGAAGTGGCTCCGCGGCTGGACATGAGCCGCGTTCACCTCGTCGGCCGCGTGCCGCATGCGCTGCTGACGCAACTGATGCAGGTCACCGCCGTCTACACGTACCTGACGTACCCATTCGTGCTGTCGTGGTCACTGATGGAAGCGATGAGCGTGGGTTGCATGATCGTCGGCTCCCGCACGCCGCCGCTGGAGGAGATGATCCGCCACGGCGAGAATGGCCTGCTGACGGATTTCTTCGACCACGAACGGCTGGCCGAAACGGTCGCGGATGCTTTGGCGCGCCGCACCAGCCTGACGCACCTGCGCGATGCGGCGCGGCAGACCATCGTGGATGGCTACGACCTGCACCGGCATTGTCTGCCGGCGCAGAAAAGGTTTGTGCTTGCGTAG
- a CDS encoding YeeE/YedE family protein, producing the protein MMIDWQHFTLWTSLAGGLLIGAAAAMLILLNGRIAGISGIVGGLLRAPRADRRWRLAFLAGLLLAAPLWRGVTALPPVHPVAGGATLVLAGLLVGFGTRLGAGCTSGHGVCGLSRLSPRSLAATVTFMLAGALTVFVLRHLAGG; encoded by the coding sequence ATGATGATCGACTGGCAGCATTTCACACTCTGGACGTCGCTGGCCGGCGGCCTGCTGATCGGCGCCGCCGCCGCGATGCTGATCCTGCTGAACGGCCGCATCGCGGGTATCAGCGGCATCGTCGGCGGCCTGCTGCGCGCGCCGCGGGCGGACCGGCGCTGGCGCCTTGCCTTCCTGGCCGGCCTGTTGCTGGCCGCGCCATTGTGGCGCGGCGTCACGGCGCTGCCGCCCGTGCATCCGGTTGCAGGTGGCGCTACGCTGGTGCTGGCAGGGTTGCTGGTGGGCTTCGGCACGCGCCTGGGTGCCGGCTGCACGAGCGGCCACGGCGTGTGCGGCCTGTCGCGGCTGTCGCCACGCTCGCTGGCCGCCACCGTGACATTCATGCTGGCCGGCGCGCTGACGGTATTCGTGCTGCGCCACCTGGCCGGAGGCTGA
- the ispE gene encoding 4-(cytidine 5'-diphospho)-2-C-methyl-D-erythritol kinase, whose product MRALNNCPAPAKLNLFLHVTGRRPDGYHLLQTVFQLIDRGDVLHFTLREDDAIRRVTDVPGVPEQDDLIVRAARLLQAEVVRRTGRAPAGVDIAIDKILPMGGGLGGGSSDAATTLMALNALWQSGLSRQELMDIGLPLGADIPFFIFGRTAFAEGVGEALREVDAPDCWYVVIEPGVSVPTAKIFTSEHLTRNTPLVIMSDFSSHYANRSDLRGFGRNDLQQVATRLFPPVAEAVEWLGAYGDARMTGSGACVFCAFDGEDEADAVLAKVPAAWTGWKAKALAHHPLDAVPGFGK is encoded by the coding sequence ATGAGGGCATTGAACAACTGCCCGGCCCCGGCCAAACTGAATCTGTTCCTGCACGTGACGGGGCGCCGGCCCGATGGCTATCACCTGCTGCAGACCGTGTTCCAGCTGATCGACCGCGGCGACGTGCTGCACTTTACGCTGCGCGAGGATGACGCCATCCGGCGCGTGACGGACGTGCCGGGCGTGCCGGAACAGGACGACCTGATCGTGCGCGCGGCGCGGCTGCTGCAGGCCGAAGTCGTGCGCCGCACGGGCCGTGCGCCCGCCGGCGTCGATATCGCCATCGACAAAATCCTGCCGATGGGCGGCGGGCTGGGTGGCGGCTCGTCCGACGCGGCCACCACGTTGATGGCGTTGAACGCGCTGTGGCAGTCAGGGTTGTCGCGCCAGGAACTGATGGATATCGGCTTGCCGCTGGGTGCCGACATCCCGTTCTTCATCTTCGGCCGCACCGCGTTTGCCGAAGGTGTAGGGGAGGCGCTACGCGAGGTCGACGCGCCCGACTGCTGGTATGTTGTCATCGAACCGGGCGTGTCGGTGCCCACCGCCAAGATTTTTACGTCAGAACATTTGACAAGGAACACGCCGCTCGTCATAATGTCGGACTTTTCCAGCCACTACGCAAATCGAAGCGACTTGCGGGGTTTTGGAAGGAACGATTTGCAACAAGTGGCCACCCGCTTGTTCCCGCCGGTAGCAGAGGCGGTAGAATGGCTGGGGGCGTACGGCGATGCCAGGATGACTGGCTCCGGAGCTTGTGTGTTCTGCGCGTTTGACGGCGAGGACGAGGCGGATGCGGTGCTTGCGAAAGTGCCCGCTGCCTGGACTGGCTGGAAGGCGAAAGCGCTGGCACATCATCCGCTGGACGCTGTACCGGGGTTCGGTAAATGA
- a CDS encoding 50S ribosomal protein L25/general stress protein Ctc, protein MKVVAFKRELQGTGASRRLRISGQTPGIIYGGTEAPVTIALDHNALYHALKKEAFHGSVLDLELDGKVQKVLLRDFQMHAYKQLVLHADFQRVDANQPVHVKVALHFENADVSPAVKLHGATISHVANEIEISCLPSALPEFIAVDLSNMDVGTSLHINDLKLPEGVTAVTHGNNLTIATASVPAGQVSADAAAEEKK, encoded by the coding sequence ATGAAAGTTGTTGCATTCAAACGCGAACTGCAGGGCACGGGTGCGAGCCGCCGCCTGCGTATTTCCGGCCAAACCCCTGGCATCATCTACGGCGGCACCGAAGCCCCTGTGACGATCGCCCTGGACCACAACGCGCTGTACCACGCGCTGAAAAAAGAAGCGTTCCACGGCTCCGTGCTGGATCTGGAACTGGACGGCAAAGTACAGAAAGTGCTGCTGCGCGACTTCCAGATGCACGCATACAAGCAACTGGTCCTGCACGCTGATTTCCAGCGCGTCGATGCCAACCAGCCAGTCCACGTCAAAGTGGCGCTGCACTTCGAAAACGCCGACGTTTCCCCAGCAGTGAAACTGCACGGCGCGACGATCAGCCACGTGGCCAACGAAATCGAAATCTCGTGCCTGCCATCGGCACTGCCAGAGTTCATCGCCGTTGACCTGTCGAACATGGACGTCGGCACCTCGCTGCACATCAACGACCTGAAACTGCCGGAAGGCGTGACGGCTGTTACGCACGGCAACAACCTGACGATCGCTACCGCTTCGGTACCGGCCGGCCAGGTGTCCGCCGACGCGGCTGCCGAAGAGAAGAAGTAA